A window from Sus scrofa isolate TJ Tabasco breed Duroc chromosome 2, Sscrofa11.1, whole genome shotgun sequence encodes these proteins:
- the NDUFA13 gene encoding NADH dehydrogenase [ubiquinone] 1 alpha subcomplex subunit 13 translates to MAASKVKQDMPPPGGYGPIDYKRNLPRRGLSGYSMFAVGIGTLLFGYWSMMKWNRERRRLQIEDFEARIALMPLFQAEKDRRVLQMLRENLEEEAIIMKDVPDWKVGESVFHTTRWVTPMMGELYGLRTNEEILSATYGFIWYT, encoded by the exons ATGGCGGCATCGAAGGTGAAGCAGGACATGCCCCCACCAGGGGGCTATGGCCCTATCGACTACAAGCGGAACCTCCCACGTCGAGGACTGTCGG GCTACAGCATGTTCGCTGTGGGCATCGGGACCTTGCTCTTCGGATACTGGAGCATGATGAAGTGGAACCGTGAGCGCAG GCGCCTGCAGATCGAGGACTTCGAGGCCCGAATTGCACTGATGCCTCTGTTTCAGGCAGAGAAGGACCGGAG AGTTCTCCAGATGCTTCGGGAGAACTTGGAGGAGGAGGCAATCATCATGAAGGATGTGCCGGACTGGAAG GTGGGCGAGTCCGTGTTCCACACAACGCGCTGGGTCACCCCAATGATGGGTGAGCTCTATGGGCTGCGGACCAATGAAGAGATTCTCAGCGCCACCTATGGCTTCATATGGTACACGTAG
- the TSSK6 gene encoding testis-specific serine/threonine-protein kinase 6, whose protein sequence is MSGDKLLSELGYKLGRTIGEGSYSKVKVATSKKYKGTVAIKVVDRRRAPPDFVNKFLPRELSILRGVRHPHIVHVFEFIEVCNGKLYIVMEAAATDLLQAVQRNGRIPGGQARDLFAQIAGAVRYLHDHHLVHRDLKCENVLLSPDERRVKLTDFGFGRQAHGYPDLSTTYCGSAAYASPEVLLGIPYDPKKYDVWSLGVVLYVMVTGCMPFDDSDIAGLPRRQKRGVLYPDGLELSERCKALIAELLQFSPSARPSAGQVARNGWLRAGDSG, encoded by the coding sequence ATGTCGGGCGACAAACTTCTGAGCGAACTCGGCTATAAGCTGGGCCGCACAATAGGCGAGGGCAGTTATTCCAAGGTAAAGGTGGCTACATCCAAGAAGTACAAGGGCACAGTGGCCATCAAGGTGGTGGACCGGCGGCGCGCGCCGCCCGACTTCGTCAACAAGTTCCTGCCACGAGAGCTGTCCATCCTTCGGGGCGTGCGGCACCCGCACATCGTGCACGTCTTCGAGTTCATCGAGGTGTGCAACGGGAAGCTGTACATCGTGATGGAGGCGGCCGCCACCGACCTACTGCAGGCCGTGCAGCGCAACGGGCGCATCCCAGGGGGGCAGGCGCGCGACCTCTTCGCGCAGATCGCCGGTGCTGTGCGCTACCTGCACGACCACCACCTGGTGCACCGCGACCTCAAGTGCGAAAACGTGCTGCTGAGCCCTGATGAGCGCCGCGTCAAGCTTACCGACTTCGGCTTCGGCCGACAGGCGCACGGCTACCCGGATCTAAGCACCACATATTGCGGCTCAGCCGCCTACGCATCGCCCGAGGTACTCCTGGGCATCCCCTACGACCCCAAGAAGTACGACGTGTGGAGCTTGGGCGTCGTGCTCTACGTCATGGTCACCGGGTGTATGCCCTTTGACGACTCCGATATCGCTGGCCTGCCCAGGCGCCAGAAGCGCGGCGTTCTCTACCCTGACGGCCTCGAGCTGTCCGAACGCTGCAAGGCCCTGATCGCCGAGTTGCTGCAGTTCAGCCCGTCGGCTAGGCCCTCCGCCGGCCAAGTAGCGCGCAACGGCTGGCTGCGTGCTGGGGACTCCGGCTAG
- the CILP2 gene encoding cartilage intermediate layer protein 2 isoform X1, with translation MASLPTLLCLCVAAAHLAGARGTTTPEEPTATAWDLEGPSLRPGQPSPALEDWEEASEWTSWFNVDHPGGDGDFESLAAIRFYYGPARVCPRPLALEARTTDWALPSDVGERVHLNPTRGFWCLNREQPRGRRCSNYHVRFRCPLEATWGAWGPWGPCSGSCGPGRRLRRRRCPSSAGDACPGRPLEAQKCIRSPCPGCSLNICGCPDHILLGSVVTPTGRPLPGARVSLRDWPGTVATSNAHGTFRMPGVCASSRVNVSAQMDGFSAGMAQAQANSSISAVVTVVLKKLEKPYLVKQPESRVREAGQNVTFCCKASGTPIPKKYSWFHNGTLLDRRTHRYGAHLELHGLHPDQAGTYHCKAWNDAGAVRSGTARLTVLAPGQPACDPQPREHLIKLPDDCSQPGSGPTYLDVGLCPDTLCPSATGSSPRCGDAGSRCCSVRRLESRKIRCSGYNLPVKIVAECGCQKCLPRRGLIRGRVVAADSGEPLRFARILLGREPIGFTSYQGDFTLEVAPSTQRLVITFVDTSGQFVDTVRVLPFDPRGAGVYHEVKAMRKKAPVILDASQSNTIPLGELEDEAPLGELVIPPGAIRRADGEPYVGSVEARVTFVDPRDLTSAAAAPSDLRFVDSDGELAPLRTYGMFSVDLRAPDSTEQLQTGPVAVRVAASQIRMAGHVEALKLWSLNPDTGLWEEESGFQRERSAAQRVRREERVFLVGNVEIRERRLFNLDVPERRRCFVKVRAYANDKFTPNEQVEGVVVTLVNLEPAPGFSANPRAWGRFDSAVTGPNGACLPAFCDTDRPDAYTALVTATLGGEELEPATSRPRPLPATVGVAQPYLDKLGYRRTDHDDPSLKRNGFRINLAKPRSGDPDEANGPVYPWRNLRECQEAPVTANHFRFARVEADKYEYNVVPFREGVPASWTGDLLAWWPNPQEFRACFLKVKIQGPQEYMVRSHNAGGSHPRTQGQLYGLRDARSVRDPERPSMSAACVEFKCGGMLFDQRQVDRTLVTIMPQGSCRRVAVNGLLQDYLTRHPPPAPADDLAAFSMLAPLDPLGHNYGVYTVTDQSPRLAKEIAIGRCFDGSSDGFSREMKADAGTAVTFQCREPAAGRPSLFQRLLESPSTALGDIRREMGEVARAQARASVPLRTRRGRARQ, from the exons ATGGCGTCACTGCCGACACTGCTCTGCCTCTGTGTCGCCGCCGCACACCTGGCGGGGGCCCGAG GCACAACCACCCCTGAGGAGCCCACAGCAACTGCATGGGACCTTGAAGGTCCATCACTGCGCCCTGGCCAGCCATCACCAGCCCTGGAAGATTGGGAAG AGGCCAGCGAGTGGACGTCCTGGTTCAACGTGGATCACCCGGGCGGCGACGGTGACTTTGAGAGCCTGGCCGCGATCCGCTTTTATTACGGGCCGGCGCGCGTGTGCCCGCGGCCGCTGGCGCTGGAGGCGCGCACCACGGACTGGGCCCTGCCATCAGACGTCGGCGAGCGAGTACACTTGAACCCCACGCGCGGTTTCTGGTGCCTCAACCGCGAGCAGCCCCGCGGCCGCCGCTGCTCCAACTACCACGTGCGCTTCCGTTGCCCGCTCG AGGCCACGTGGGGCGCATGGGGCCCTTGGGGTCCCTGTTCGGGAAGCTGCGGGCCAGGCCGTCGCTtgcgccgccgccgctgcccaaGCTCCGCTGGAGATGCATGTCCCGGGCGTCCCTTGGAGGCGCAGAAGTGTATAAGGTCTCCATGTCCAG GGTGCAGCCTCAACATTTGTGGGTGCCCTGACCACATCCTCCTGGGCTCAGTGGTCACCCCAACTGGGCGTCCACTGCCAGGAGCCAGGGTCTCCCTGAGAGACTGGCCTGGCACTGTGGCCACTAGCAATGCCCATGGAACATTCCGGATGCCTGGAGTCTGTGCCAGCAGCCGAGTCAACGTCAGTGCCCAAATGGATGGCTTCTCTGCAGGcatggcccaggcccaggccaacAGCTCCATATCTGCTGTGGTCACTGTTGTCCTTAAGAAGTTGG AAAAGCCCTACCTGGTGAAGCAACCTGAGTCCCGAGTTCGAGAGGCTGGCCAGAATGTGACCTTCTGCTGCAAAGCCTCAGGCACCCCCATACCCAAGAAATACTCCTG GTTCCACAATGGGACCTTGCTGGACAGGCGAACACATAGGTACGGGGCCCACCTGGAGTTGCATGGGCTTCACCCAGACCAGGCAGGCACCTATCACTGCAAAGCATGGAATGATGCAGGGGCTGTGCGCTCGGGCACTGCCCGGCTCACCGTGCTTG CCCCAGGTCAGCCAGCCTGTGACCCCCAGCCCCGAGAACACCTAATCAAGCTTCCAGATGACTGCAGTCAGCCGGGCAGTGGCCCCACCTACCTGGATGTAGGCCTCTGCCCTGACACCCTCTGCCCCAGTGCCACAGGCTCGAGCCCCCGGTGTGGGGATGCAGGCTCCCGCTGCTGCTCTGTCCGCCGCTTGGAGAGCCGGAAGATCCGTTGCTCTGGCTACAACCTCCCAGTTAAGATAGTGGCTGAATGTGGCTGCCAGAAATGTCTGCCCCGTCGGGGGCTGATCCGGGGACGTGTGGTGGCCGCTGACTCTGGCGAGCCCTTGCGCTTCGCCCGGATTCTGCTGGGCCGGGAACCCATTGGCTTCACATCCTACCAGGGTGACTTCACCCTCGAGGTGGCACCTTCTACTCAGCGGCTGGTAATTACTTTCGTGGACACCAGCGGCCAGTTTGTGGACACTGTCAGAGTCCTGCCTTTTGACCCTCGAGGTGCAGGCGTGTACCACGAGGTCAAGGCTATGCGCAAGAAAGCCCCTGTCATCTTAGATgccagccagagcaacaccataCCTCTCGGAGAGCTGGAAGATGAGGCCCCCTTAGGCGAGCTGGTCATCCCGCCAGGCGCCATCCGCAGAGCCGATGGTGAACCCTATGTGGGGTCTGTGGAGGCCCGGGTGACATTTGTGGACCCCCGAGATCTCACCTCGGCGGCTGCTGCCCCCAGTGACCTGCGCTTCGTGGACAGTGACGGGGAGTTGGCTCCACTGCGCACCTACGGCATGTTTTCGGTGGACCTCCGGGCCCCCGACTCCACAGAGCAGCTGCAGACTGGGCCGGTGGCCGTGCGTGTGGCTGCCAGCCAGATCCGAATGGCTGGCCACGTGGAGGCCCTGAAGCTGTGGTCGCTGAACCCTGACACGGGCTTGTGGGAAGAAGAGAGCGGCTTCCAGCGTGAGAGGTCGGCGGCCCAGCGGGTCCGTCGGGAGGAGCGGGTCTTCCTGGTCGGCAACGTGGAGATCCGAGAACGGCGTCTGTTCAACCTAGACGTGCCTGAGCGCCGCCGCTGCTTCGTGAAGGTGCGAGCCTACGCCAACGACAAGTTTACGCCCAATGAGCAGGTGGAGGGCGTGGTGGTCACACTTGTCAACCTGGAGCCCGCCCCAGGCTTCTCCGCCAATCCCCGCGCCTGGGGCCGCTTTGACAGTGCTGTCACTGGCCCCAATGGTGCCTGCCTCCCGGCCTTCTGCGACACAGACCGGCCGGACGCCTACACTGCCCTGGTTACCGCTACCTTGGGCGGGGAGGAGCTGGAGCCCGCCACGTCCAGGCCACGCCCCCTTCCGGCCACCGTGGGCGTGGCCCAGCCCTACTTGGACAAGCTCGGTTATCGCAGAACTGACCACGATGACCCCTCTCTCAAACGCAATGGCTTCCGCATCAACCTCGCCAAACCTAGATCTGGCGACCCGGACGAGGCCAACGGCCCCGTGTACCCGTGGCGCAACCTACGAGAGTGCCAGGAGGCCCCAGTGACCGCCAACCACTTCCGCTTCGCTCGCGTGGAGGCGGACAAGTACGAGTACAACGTGGTCCCCTTCCGCGAGGGTGTTCCGGCCTCCTGGACTGGAGATCTCTTGGCCTGGTGGCCCAATCCGCAGGAGTTCCGGGCCTGCTTTCTCAAGGTGAAGATCCAGGGCCCCCAGGAGTACATGGTCCGCTCCCACAATGCGGGCGGCAGCCACCCGCGGACTCAGGGCCAGCTCTATGGGCTGCGGGATGCCCGCAGTGTCCGAGACCCCGAGCGCCCTAGCATGTCTGCTGCCTGCGTGGAGTTCAAGTGCGGAGGGATGCTGTTCGACCAGCGTCAGGTGGACAGGACGCTGGTGACCATAATGCCCCAGGGCAGCTGCCGGCGTGTGGCGGTCAACGGGCTCCTGCAGGATTACTTGACCCGGCACCCCCCACCTGCACCAGCTGATGACCTGGCTGCCTTCTCCATGCTGGCCCCGCTGGACCCTCTGGGTCACAACTATGGTGTCTATACGGTCACTGACCAGAGCCCAAGGCTGGCCAAGGAAATCGCCATTGGCCGCTGCTTTGATGGCTCCTCTGACGGCTTCTCCAGGGAGATGAAGGCCGATGCTGGCACAGCCGTCACCTTTCAGTGCCGGGAGCCAGCAGCGGGCCGGCCTAGCCTCTTCCAGAGGCTACTGGAGTCCCCATCGACAGCGCTTGGTGACATCCGCAGGGAGATGGGTGAGGTGGCCCGGGCACAGGCCCGAGCCTCTGTCCCCCTCCGCACCCGCCGGGGCAGGGCCCGGCAGTGA
- the YJEFN3 gene encoding yjeF N-terminal domain-containing protein 3, which produces MHLRGCGSRGRAAQHQIASAMSSATGPDVAEAPEERRFLSTAEAAALERELLEDYRFGRQQLVEWCGHASAVAVTKVFPLLALSRKQRTVLVVCGPEQNGAVGLVCARHLRVFEYEPTIFYPTRSLDPLHRDLTIQCEKMDIPFLSYLPTEVQLINDAYRLVVDAVLGPSVEPSEVGGPCTRALATLKLLSIPLVSLDIPSGWDPETGGDSEDGLRPDVLVSLAAPKRCAGRFSGRHHFVAGRFVPDDVRRKFALCLPGYTGTECIAAL; this is translated from the exons ATGCACTTAAGAGGCTGTGGCAGCCGTGGCCGTGCTGCGCAGCACCAGATCGCCTCCGCCATGAGCAGCGCCACTGGCCCGGACGTAGCGGAGGCACCTGAGGAGCGgcgttttctcag CACCGCAGAGGCAGCTGCCCTGGAGCGGGAGCTGCTGGAAGATTATCGCTTTGGGCGGCAGCAGCTGGTGGAGTGGTGTGGCCATGctagtgctgtggctgtgaccaag GTGTTCCCTTTGCTGGCTCTTTCCCGGAAGCAGAGGACAGTGCTGGTCGTGTGCGGCCCGGAGCAGAATGGGGCAGTGGGGCTGGTCTGTGCCCGGCACCTGCGGGTGTTC GAATATGAACCAACCATCTTCTACCCCACACGCTCACTGGACCCACTGCATCGGGACCTGACTATCCAGTGTGAGAAGATGGACATCCCCTTCCTGTCCTATCTGCCCACAGAG GTTCAGCTCATCAACGATGCCTACAGGCTGGTGGTGGATGCTGTGCTGGGCCCCAGTGTGGAGCCTAGCGAGGTTGGGGGCCCCTGCACACGTGCGCTGGCCACGCTCAAGCTACTGTCCATCCCCCTTGTGAGCCTGGACATTCCCTCAG GCTGGGACCCAGAGACCGGCGGCGACTCTGAGGACGGGCTACGGCCCGACGTGCTGGTATCCCTGGCGGCGCCCAAGCGCTGCGCCGGCCGCTTCTCCGGGCGCCACCACTTCGTGGCCGGCCGGTTCGTGCCCGACGACGTGCGCCGAAAGTTCGCTCTGTGCCTGCCAGGATACACAGGCACCGAATGCATCGCGGCGCTTTGA
- the CILP2 gene encoding cartilage intermediate layer protein 2 isoform X2 — MASLPTLLCLCVAAAHLAGARGTTTPEEPTATAWDLEGPSLRPGQPSPALEDWEEASEWTSWFNVDHPGGDGDFESLAAIRFYYGPARVCPRPLALEARTTDWALPSDVGERVHLNPTRGFWCLNREQPRGRRCSNYHVRFRCPLEATWGAWGPWGPCSGSCGPGRRLRRRRCPSSAGDACPGRPLEAQKCIRSPCPGMAQAQANSSISAVVTVVLKKLEKPYLVKQPESRVREAGQNVTFCCKASGTPIPKKYSWFHNGTLLDRRTHRYGAHLELHGLHPDQAGTYHCKAWNDAGAVRSGTARLTVLAPGQPACDPQPREHLIKLPDDCSQPGSGPTYLDVGLCPDTLCPSATGSSPRCGDAGSRCCSVRRLESRKIRCSGYNLPVKIVAECGCQKCLPRRGLIRGRVVAADSGEPLRFARILLGREPIGFTSYQGDFTLEVAPSTQRLVITFVDTSGQFVDTVRVLPFDPRGAGVYHEVKAMRKKAPVILDASQSNTIPLGELEDEAPLGELVIPPGAIRRADGEPYVGSVEARVTFVDPRDLTSAAAAPSDLRFVDSDGELAPLRTYGMFSVDLRAPDSTEQLQTGPVAVRVAASQIRMAGHVEALKLWSLNPDTGLWEEESGFQRERSAAQRVRREERVFLVGNVEIRERRLFNLDVPERRRCFVKVRAYANDKFTPNEQVEGVVVTLVNLEPAPGFSANPRAWGRFDSAVTGPNGACLPAFCDTDRPDAYTALVTATLGGEELEPATSRPRPLPATVGVAQPYLDKLGYRRTDHDDPSLKRNGFRINLAKPRSGDPDEANGPVYPWRNLRECQEAPVTANHFRFARVEADKYEYNVVPFREGVPASWTGDLLAWWPNPQEFRACFLKVKIQGPQEYMVRSHNAGGSHPRTQGQLYGLRDARSVRDPERPSMSAACVEFKCGGMLFDQRQVDRTLVTIMPQGSCRRVAVNGLLQDYLTRHPPPAPADDLAAFSMLAPLDPLGHNYGVYTVTDQSPRLAKEIAIGRCFDGSSDGFSREMKADAGTAVTFQCREPAAGRPSLFQRLLESPSTALGDIRREMGEVARAQARASVPLRTRRGRARQ, encoded by the exons ATGGCGTCACTGCCGACACTGCTCTGCCTCTGTGTCGCCGCCGCACACCTGGCGGGGGCCCGAG GCACAACCACCCCTGAGGAGCCCACAGCAACTGCATGGGACCTTGAAGGTCCATCACTGCGCCCTGGCCAGCCATCACCAGCCCTGGAAGATTGGGAAG AGGCCAGCGAGTGGACGTCCTGGTTCAACGTGGATCACCCGGGCGGCGACGGTGACTTTGAGAGCCTGGCCGCGATCCGCTTTTATTACGGGCCGGCGCGCGTGTGCCCGCGGCCGCTGGCGCTGGAGGCGCGCACCACGGACTGGGCCCTGCCATCAGACGTCGGCGAGCGAGTACACTTGAACCCCACGCGCGGTTTCTGGTGCCTCAACCGCGAGCAGCCCCGCGGCCGCCGCTGCTCCAACTACCACGTGCGCTTCCGTTGCCCGCTCG AGGCCACGTGGGGCGCATGGGGCCCTTGGGGTCCCTGTTCGGGAAGCTGCGGGCCAGGCCGTCGCTtgcgccgccgccgctgcccaaGCTCCGCTGGAGATGCATGTCCCGGGCGTCCCTTGGAGGCGCAGAAGTGTATAAGGTCTCCATGTCCAG GcatggcccaggcccaggccaacAGCTCCATATCTGCTGTGGTCACTGTTGTCCTTAAGAAGTTGG AAAAGCCCTACCTGGTGAAGCAACCTGAGTCCCGAGTTCGAGAGGCTGGCCAGAATGTGACCTTCTGCTGCAAAGCCTCAGGCACCCCCATACCCAAGAAATACTCCTG GTTCCACAATGGGACCTTGCTGGACAGGCGAACACATAGGTACGGGGCCCACCTGGAGTTGCATGGGCTTCACCCAGACCAGGCAGGCACCTATCACTGCAAAGCATGGAATGATGCAGGGGCTGTGCGCTCGGGCACTGCCCGGCTCACCGTGCTTG CCCCAGGTCAGCCAGCCTGTGACCCCCAGCCCCGAGAACACCTAATCAAGCTTCCAGATGACTGCAGTCAGCCGGGCAGTGGCCCCACCTACCTGGATGTAGGCCTCTGCCCTGACACCCTCTGCCCCAGTGCCACAGGCTCGAGCCCCCGGTGTGGGGATGCAGGCTCCCGCTGCTGCTCTGTCCGCCGCTTGGAGAGCCGGAAGATCCGTTGCTCTGGCTACAACCTCCCAGTTAAGATAGTGGCTGAATGTGGCTGCCAGAAATGTCTGCCCCGTCGGGGGCTGATCCGGGGACGTGTGGTGGCCGCTGACTCTGGCGAGCCCTTGCGCTTCGCCCGGATTCTGCTGGGCCGGGAACCCATTGGCTTCACATCCTACCAGGGTGACTTCACCCTCGAGGTGGCACCTTCTACTCAGCGGCTGGTAATTACTTTCGTGGACACCAGCGGCCAGTTTGTGGACACTGTCAGAGTCCTGCCTTTTGACCCTCGAGGTGCAGGCGTGTACCACGAGGTCAAGGCTATGCGCAAGAAAGCCCCTGTCATCTTAGATgccagccagagcaacaccataCCTCTCGGAGAGCTGGAAGATGAGGCCCCCTTAGGCGAGCTGGTCATCCCGCCAGGCGCCATCCGCAGAGCCGATGGTGAACCCTATGTGGGGTCTGTGGAGGCCCGGGTGACATTTGTGGACCCCCGAGATCTCACCTCGGCGGCTGCTGCCCCCAGTGACCTGCGCTTCGTGGACAGTGACGGGGAGTTGGCTCCACTGCGCACCTACGGCATGTTTTCGGTGGACCTCCGGGCCCCCGACTCCACAGAGCAGCTGCAGACTGGGCCGGTGGCCGTGCGTGTGGCTGCCAGCCAGATCCGAATGGCTGGCCACGTGGAGGCCCTGAAGCTGTGGTCGCTGAACCCTGACACGGGCTTGTGGGAAGAAGAGAGCGGCTTCCAGCGTGAGAGGTCGGCGGCCCAGCGGGTCCGTCGGGAGGAGCGGGTCTTCCTGGTCGGCAACGTGGAGATCCGAGAACGGCGTCTGTTCAACCTAGACGTGCCTGAGCGCCGCCGCTGCTTCGTGAAGGTGCGAGCCTACGCCAACGACAAGTTTACGCCCAATGAGCAGGTGGAGGGCGTGGTGGTCACACTTGTCAACCTGGAGCCCGCCCCAGGCTTCTCCGCCAATCCCCGCGCCTGGGGCCGCTTTGACAGTGCTGTCACTGGCCCCAATGGTGCCTGCCTCCCGGCCTTCTGCGACACAGACCGGCCGGACGCCTACACTGCCCTGGTTACCGCTACCTTGGGCGGGGAGGAGCTGGAGCCCGCCACGTCCAGGCCACGCCCCCTTCCGGCCACCGTGGGCGTGGCCCAGCCCTACTTGGACAAGCTCGGTTATCGCAGAACTGACCACGATGACCCCTCTCTCAAACGCAATGGCTTCCGCATCAACCTCGCCAAACCTAGATCTGGCGACCCGGACGAGGCCAACGGCCCCGTGTACCCGTGGCGCAACCTACGAGAGTGCCAGGAGGCCCCAGTGACCGCCAACCACTTCCGCTTCGCTCGCGTGGAGGCGGACAAGTACGAGTACAACGTGGTCCCCTTCCGCGAGGGTGTTCCGGCCTCCTGGACTGGAGATCTCTTGGCCTGGTGGCCCAATCCGCAGGAGTTCCGGGCCTGCTTTCTCAAGGTGAAGATCCAGGGCCCCCAGGAGTACATGGTCCGCTCCCACAATGCGGGCGGCAGCCACCCGCGGACTCAGGGCCAGCTCTATGGGCTGCGGGATGCCCGCAGTGTCCGAGACCCCGAGCGCCCTAGCATGTCTGCTGCCTGCGTGGAGTTCAAGTGCGGAGGGATGCTGTTCGACCAGCGTCAGGTGGACAGGACGCTGGTGACCATAATGCCCCAGGGCAGCTGCCGGCGTGTGGCGGTCAACGGGCTCCTGCAGGATTACTTGACCCGGCACCCCCCACCTGCACCAGCTGATGACCTGGCTGCCTTCTCCATGCTGGCCCCGCTGGACCCTCTGGGTCACAACTATGGTGTCTATACGGTCACTGACCAGAGCCCAAGGCTGGCCAAGGAAATCGCCATTGGCCGCTGCTTTGATGGCTCCTCTGACGGCTTCTCCAGGGAGATGAAGGCCGATGCTGGCACAGCCGTCACCTTTCAGTGCCGGGAGCCAGCAGCGGGCCGGCCTAGCCTCTTCCAGAGGCTACTGGAGTCCCCATCGACAGCGCTTGGTGACATCCGCAGGGAGATGGGTGAGGTGGCCCGGGCACAGGCCCGAGCCTCTGTCCCCCTCCGCACCCGCCGGGGCAGGGCCCGGCAGTGA